A region of the Candidatus Stygibacter australis genome:
TGCCATAGAAAAAGGAAAATTCAATCCTTCCGTATTTCTGGCAATGAAGATAGCTGCTAAATTCCGGTGCAGGATAGAGGATATTTTCAAGCTGGTTAAGGAGGATAACGAAGATGATTAAGCAGTTTTTCTTTGAACTAATTGTAGGTATATTGATCTTGCTTGCCACCTATCTTTTCGGGATGTCAGGTTTTTGGGGATTTATCCTATTAGCAGCTTATCCATTTTTCTTTAAGATCAAGGGCTTTGATGAACGTGAACTTGTGCTTTTGCATCAGGCAGATACTCTTACCCTAAGTTTGCAGCTCATGGTTCTTATCCTGCTTTATTACTTCTCTGCTCA
Encoded here:
- a CDS encoding helix-turn-helix transcriptional regulator, with the translated sequence MRVHRFHNGEMTQAALAESVGVSRQTIIAIEKGKFNPSVFLAMKIAAKFRCRIEDIFKLVKEDNEDD